tcatttttttattttaaaatttatattttcttttttattttatttttaaattttttttatttttcataaatttaaattattttttttatttaaatttattaaatttaattttttttaaatttaattaatttttatttttttaaattaatttttatttaatttaattttttaaaaaattaaatttaatcatattttttttaaattaaaatttatttaattaaattaaatttgtttagttattaaataattttttatgacaaattattattttttttattaattaattttatttaatttaatttattattttttattaatttcattaaataattaggtatttaaattaaaattcaataaattattaatttttttaattttatttttctataatttaagattttaatttttttttaaaaaaaatttttttttttaattttaattaattttttataattaatatttttttttgtttttaaattattttttattaatttttttttttatataaaaaattatttttttgaatatcaattttttaaaattaattttttatttttttaatgtagcaaaaaaaaatattcagttgaaaaaaaatttttttgatacacctaataatttttttctgtagaatTATGTGAcatgttttaattattcatgcatatcttcttccatttttctctccacaaaaaaaggtaaaatagaGTTGTTATTCATGAAAACTGAACCAAATCTTTGGACGAGTTACGGCACGatggaacgagaaaaaatcacCGATTTAGATAGCAAAATGTACGAATATGACGTACAAGGACGTGAGGAACTGACACACGATTCGCGTGCTTTGTTACTTACCGCCAAGGAAAAAGTGCAAATGATCACTCCAATCGGGtttcatgtaaatttgacAGCGAACATCAATGGTAAgtgcttttcattttttcctttgatcaaaaatttattggattttttgcacaaaaggcTCTAATATAACACGGAGTTACACTCCGATTCCTCGTACGTTCTCGCCGCTCAATGGAACGCCCGGAAATATCCCGTTACTCGTAAAATCGTGTGGTGCCTTATCGCAATACATAACAAGATCCCTTCCGTTTGCCAGTCAATTGAAAGTCTCGCGACCGATGGGCACGTTTCAGTTGACGAGTGTCAAGGATCATCGGAGATTTGCCCTTCTTGCGGCAGGAAGCGGATTAACGCCGATGTTGACGTTGATGGAATACTTGTTGAAGCGAAGTACAAACAAAGTGTGAGttttttgggagatttttaagaaaatttgaaaaaaaattaaaaaaaaattttttttttttgcagtgaggttattcaacttttatattttaacaaaacggAGGCTGATGTTTGGTGTCGTGCAACTATTGATGCTTTAGTTGAAAAGGAAGATCGGTgagttttcttattttaattttttttttttttttgcaaaaaatttttcttaatgatttttgttaaattaaattattcaattaattaaaatgattttaattagatttattttttgagctcagttttgaattaattttatttttttttattttgaaatttaattaatttatatttatttaataatttcatttttatttatgtttttcataaaatttattgtttttttttaattttaattattttttatgttttattataattattttaatactttaaaattttattttatttttttaattattttatttaattatttttattttgtaaatttatttttttttttttttttgataaaaatttttggttttcttaaaaaaatattttttttttattttatttttttaataaaaattatttttttacagttttaattttattctatttaatttttattttttattaaaattattttattattattaatttaaaaaattaatttttatttatttttaatttaaataattaattaattttattttttattaaattttattaataaaaaatttaaaaaatcgtcgaaaaaaattataaaaaaatttaatttttcttaaaaatattttttcacagctTAATCGTACGTCACATCCTCTCGTCGCCATCCGAATCATGGACCGGCGAATCAGGTCTCGTCTCAAAAGAGCAATTAACAACGTTAACTGACACCAAAAATCCGAATCACGTTACCTTCATATCGATTTGTGGTCCCGTGCCCTTCAATAACTTGTGTTCGCAGTTCCTACGTGAGATTAATTTCAAGCCCGACAACATTCACTTCTTTCAAGGATAAATCCCCTCGGTGTGCTGAGTAGATGGATGTTTGATGGGAACCTACagcattttaatgaaataataatttgtaatgacgatggagaaaaaaaaagtgtgtgtgtgcggtAACGGATGTGAAAGCAGAGATTATCAAAGCAGAATTTTTCCTTGTAGAGCATCACACAACGGCACACTGTCAGTctgaatttcattttcaattaatcattCTGTTCACGtgttttttctacaattttattttattttttcccttctATCAGGATGATACAAAGTAGGTAGTATATAAGCAAACGAGGCATTTCTATTTCTACTATACCGTTATTTATGAGAAactattcattatttttactactgtgagatgaaaaaagagaaaaaatctatatatctgaaaagaaagaagaagtaaataaataaaagtgcaaaaaaataatggaaaaatgttttgatttgCTGTGATTGGGAAAGGTAAGAGCGCAtttgcatatttaaaaatttacgtttctttgaaatttgaaaattaattttaaaatttatttttaaaataaaaaaaaaattttaaatttaaaaaaaatttttaaaaatttaaaaaaaaaattattgaaaaataaatttaatttttaatttaataaataattttaatacattaattattaattatttcaaatattttttttaatttttaaaaaaatatttttttttattaatttaaaaaatttttttattgatttattgaaaaattattaaaaaactcgaatttttacatttaaatttttaatttaataaataaaaaaaataattagttatcagaaatatttttaaatacaatttaaaaaaaattaaattaaattcaattaataaatttaaaaaaattaatttagtttaaatatttttttttaattatttaaaagaaaattaaaaaaaatttttttaattattttaaagaaaattttatttgtttttaaattttaaatattttaaaaataattattggtcaatttttttatatttatttttatttaaaaaaatattttattttaatcttaatatttttttttattttatattattttaaaaattttaaataattaaaaaaaaatatttaaactaaatttaattatttaaattattaatttaaattttatttatttattttttttttttaattttattttttatttaaaaatatttctgataattaattatttttgttatttattaaattaaaaatttaaatgtaaaaataataatttttaattattttataaaaaaaaattttgttttattttattttattttttaaatttttaaataaattttaaaattaattttcgaataaaattttaaattatttttttttcaaaaaaaaaaaaattttttaattttaaattatgaataccTAAGATGGactcgaaaataatttaaaatgcatttttttcgtttaaaacgCTTTAAGACAAGGAaaaaagaaagcaaaaaataaatttctattcaatttGTTATGCAAACTTCGTATTGATTGAGtctatcttctttttttcctttttccatCGCTTTCGTCAACTAAACTAACGAGATTGCATTTTTCAAAAgcgaaatatttcaataacaTTTGTTTagttaaagtcaaaaattattctcatTACGAATGCAAATTAAAgctaaagtcaaaaaattcgtCGACAGCTCAATTTTCCCGTTCATTATCCGAAAACGAGATATTAATGGCTTTATTTTTGACCTACCAACcggatatcaattgaaatatttattcagttcagcaaaatattttcagtgaGAAATACGCACAGAGGTCGAAAATGATACCATTCGTCCCAATTTTGgtgttatttttcttcgttaacGTTGCTGCGGCGGATTCTCATGGGGTACGAATGAAACTTTAcctttttctacaattttaaaagttttttatttgtatttttttttttttcaatagaaaatcgAGTACACAATGCGGGCGAAGAAAATTGACTGTATCGATAAGAATCCCAAATTGTGtggaaatattttgtgtgacTTGAAAGTTGTTTCGAGAACAGAAATTGTCGTGAATTTGGGGTGCGACGTTCAACGAGAGCTCAAAGAAATGACCTTTGCCGgagcaatttttatgaaaatcggAACAAATTATCGCATTTTTGGTCCATTTTTCAGTGTCGACTTTTGCGAGGCGctgaaaatgaggaaaaatattctattGAATTCCGTTTTTAAGCaagttgaggaaaaaaattcgcatGTTTTGCACGATTGTCCGTTCAAAGGCCCGACTTATATAAGAAATATGACGATAAGTGAGGCTTTTGGATTGTCAGCGTTGCCTCAAGGCGATTACAGGATCGAGGCACGAGTGTCGGAGACAAAGACAAATGCAACGGTGATTCATACGCGGatgtatttttacattaaGGCGACGGATCCGTTGAAAGACTTTAAAAATGCCTTTGTTGAGAtgaaattttcgtgaaaagtttttttctttgtttgtttttggttGTGAAAGTAATgagaagtaaataaatatgaatgtcAGCAACAGAGAAAGGAAAGGGATTTGCTTAGTTCCCGCAtcatttaacagaaaatttgctgaattcggtgaaaaaatctaataaatgagaaaaagaaCAAGATTTAATGgctaattttcattcaaaaagtcctttaaaacaaaactatgtcaaaggaaaatttttttttcagtttcaattttttggcagttttgagttgaaaaatgattaaaaatgataaattagagctctttggcaaatttttatccatttgaagcaagatttgacaaaaattgctttgacacagtttttgacacagtttttttgctcttgatttagtttttaaaacaaaactatttcaaaggaaacatttttttcagtttcaatttttttttaaaaattgagccctctgacaaatttttatccatttggagcaagatttgacaaaaattgctttgacacagttttttttttttgctctcttgatttagtttttaaacttttgtccTGGTtccatttaaattgatttgacaaaaattgctttgacacagtttttgacacagtttttttgctcttgatttagtttttaaaggacaaaactatgtcaaagaaaaattttttttttcagtttcaattttttggcagttttgagttataaaatgattaaaaatgataaattagagccctctgacaaatttttatccatttgaagcaagatttgacaaaaattgctttgacacagtttttttgctcttgatttagtttttaaaacaaaactatgtcaaaggaaaatttttttttcagtttcaattttttggcagttttgagttataaaatgattaaaaatgataaattagagccctctgacaaatttttatccatttgaagcaagatttgacaaaaaaaagttttttgtgtcaaagaaaaaattttttttcattttcaattttttggcagttttgagttacaaaatatttcttgatttagtttttaaaacaaaactatgtcaaaggaaaatttttttttcagtttcaatttttttgcagttttgagttgaaaaatgattaaaaatgataaattagagcccttggcaaatttttatccatttgaacaagatttgacaaaaattgctttgacacagtttttgacacagtttttttgctcttgatttagtttttaaaacaaaactatgtcaaagaaaaaatttttttttcagtttcaattttttggcagttttgagttataaaatgattaaaaatgataaattagagccctctgacaaatttttatccatttggagcaagctttgacaaaaattgctttgacacagtttttgacacagtttttttgctcttgatttagtttttaaaacaaaactatgtcaaaggaaaaaattttttttcagtttcaattttttggcagttttgagttataaaatgattaaaaatgataaattagagccctctgacaaatttttatccatttggagcaagatttgacaaaaattgctttgacacagtttttgacacagttttttttgctcttgatttagtttttaaaacaaaactatgtcaaaggaaaaattttttttcagtttcaattttttggcagttttgagatataaaatgattaaaaatgataaattagagccctctgacaaatttttatccatttgaagcaagatttgacaaaaattgctttgacacagtttttgacacagtttttttgctcttgatttagtttttaaaacaaaactatgtcaaaggaaaaattttttttcagtttcaattttttggcagttttgagttataaaatgattaaaaatgataaattagagctctttggcaaatttttatccatttgaagcaatttttatttgacaaaaattgctttgacacagtttttgacacagtttttttgctcttgatttagtttttaaaacaaaactatgtcaaaggaaaaatttttttcagtttcaattttttggcagttttgagttataaaatgatttgataaattaactctggcaaatttttatccatttggagcaagatttgacaaaaattgctttgacaaagttttttttgctcttgatttagtttttaaaacaaaactatgtcaaagaaaaattttttttagtttcaattttttggcagttttgagttgaaaaatgattaaaaatgataaattagagccctctgacaaatttttatccatttgaagcaagatttgacaaaaattgctttgacacagtttttttgctcttgatttagtttttaaaacaaaactatgtcaaaggaatttttttttagttttgaaattaagaaagaattaatttaaaagaaaaattgaaaaattaaattttaaaattttgatgaattcaaagaaaataaaagttttaaaacttttgaaagacATTTTgttgaagatttttataaaataagaattatttggctaatttataaaaaaaattgccaataatttaaaattttctcggaaaaattgatattttcgtGAATTAAGAGGTGCCCAATTTGAGAGATTATActgtacttaaaaatttatttataataaaaatttattaaaaaatattttttttgttataattaaaattcaattttaataattttcaaaaatatttttttagaagaaaaaaattaataaaaaaattttcaaaaaattacctttaacaaaataaaatttagaaatattttctttagaaaaaaaaaattaaaaaataaataaaacaaactttttctacattgtaatttttttttatttagtttttcatcattacggtgtttatttttctttactaatatttaaattttatgtatcaCATTATTTTTCGCACATCTTTGTTCTAACAAAGaagctttcttttttttttaatttattccaatttattactaagtattattttatttttatcatttagagTTAAGATGAACCTaaacaaagtttaaaattagaaaaaaacatgttttttttaaatcgtcgAGTGTTCCTGTTTTTCTGTGTGCtgagtgagaaaaaaatcaaagaaaataatactaactacttttttttgtgttgaaatattatttgaggtaatctttttctgttattgtattttttttaatttttttttataattttttttttttttttgaaacgttTAAGAAGAAGAATTTTCGTATCAGTAAGAGCCTGAACTATCTGGATAATCGGTGGCAAACTCATGCATGTGACGCGGCTTGCAATCGGGACAATACCATTTGCCTGTGGGCGCCATCAAAATCCCCACACACTCGAAATGGAACCATTCAACGCGACAATTGTCGTCATCGCATCCAATCATTTCCGAAACCTCGTCATACGGGCATCGACAATAACAGTAGACTTTCTCTCCTTCGTTCGCAGGGCGCCAATTAGCGGGTTTCTGAATGGGATACCCTTCGCGATAGTATGGATTCGATGAATTTTGCGGGAATTGGGGCGTTTGAGATTGTAGCGGGGCAGTTGCTGGCGGCGTCGGATACAGAGGTTGATTGAACGACGACGGATATTGCTCGAGTTGGATGTTTTGTGTCGCTGGGGCGTTGATAATTCGCGGACCTGTTCGTTCAGCGACGACTTTCGGTTTGCGTTGTCGCGGTTTTGTTGGCTTGGCAGCGGGCGTTCGTGCCTTTTTCGTCCCTAATTTAATCTTTGGTATGCGTTTTTGTGTTGCTGCGGGCTGAACGATGGTCAAACTATTCCTCTCGTCGCCagaatcgtcgtcgtcgtcactaTCCCCGGTCGGAAAAATATTTCCCAAATCATTATTCGGGCGAATTGATATCTTCAGAGGTTCAACCATGCGCGTTGGTTGACTAATAATTTGAGAAGTTTTGATAATAACAGGCGGCAAAATAAGATCTTCGCTCCGTTCGACCGAATTGACGCGCGAATTCGATCGACTTGAAGGATTTTTCGCGGAAGAAGGTCTTTTTTGTGTGGGTCGCTGCGGTTTGGGTGTCGCCGGCAAGTCATCTTTGTCCCATGTGAGTAACGGCGGTTGATATGGATCGTTAGCTGCATTTTTCTCGACAATTGTATCAATGTCATCATatccgaaaaatttatttggcaCGCGTTTTCGCTTCGTACGACCCCCATCGCTGTTCGGAGTGCCCACAGACCCGAAAGGAGTCGTTGGCGTGCCATAAGGATTCGAATTTTGATTTCTTTGAGCTTGAATCGCATGCGCCGAGGGCATGGGCGAATCACTAATGAGCGAAGCGGGCGGTTGATACAACTGCACTGACGTTTGATGGTACGGCTGAAGAGCTAATGGCTCGTTCGGATGCTGCAAAAGTGGTTTTGGGGCATCTTGCGATGACAAATTTGGCGATTCTTGCACCGAAAGTTGCGGAGCGGGACCAGCTGCTTGGAATTCTTGTACGTAGGATTGCGTGAAACTCTCGTAGAGTGATAGTGGATCCACAGGAGCCACGGGAATGTTTGCTTTAACGGGCGTATCTCCCTTCCGTTTATcgcgtttcttctttttcaacttatttttcttctcttttttctcaTCAGGCAAGGAAGGAGTCGAAGGGCGACTATTTTCGATTATTCCATCCGCATTTTCGGGATCCATGCACGTTTGCAGCATCAATTGCCTTCGTTTATCCGCTAATTGTTGATTTGCGAGCTTTTGCGGATGCTCGTCGTAAAATTCCTCATCAGTTTCTGACTCGTCAGTCTCTAAATCGCATTCTAACATGATTGAATCTGGATCAATGGGCTTCGGAGGCTCGATTGGGACAACTTGCTCTTCTTCCTGCGCCTTTTTACGACGTCGCGTTTCGTCATCCGAGTCACTATCCGACGAAGAACTCGAACTCGAAGAGCTACAACTGCAACTTGAACCGCAAGAACAACTCGAACTGCTGCCGCTGCTGCTTGAGGACGAAGAAGACGATGAAACGCGACGTTTTCGGGGCGGCGTACGAGGCGGCGAACTCCTCGGTGAACTGCCACGACGGAAAAATTTCGCTCGTTGCTCGGCTTGAAGGGCAGCTTGACGTTCCTCCGCTTCCCGAAGTAACCTCGCATTATCTCGAATGATGGAGGCGCCTATCTCACTTTCAAAATCATCCACGAAAAGGTTAATTTTGGGCGGGAACATGATGCAATAATCGTGATCTGACTGACAAACCGCAATTTCGAACTTGGTTGTGCGAAATAATTCTTCGTCAGATTTTTCCTTGACTTTTGGCGGGGATTCTTGTCGAACAGAGACATCAGGAACTTCAGTTTTTGCTTCGTCCTGTAAATTTTCCGTGCTTTTTTGATTGGTTTCTGTGTCCAAATCGATCGGATTTCCCTGCGCTTCTTGAAAAGACTTGAAATTCTCCCAAATATCCATGTTTTGAGCGGCATTTTCTTCGTTATTTGCTTCTTCAGGGGTTTCATCCTCAACTTTTTGAAGTTCATTGACGGTTTTTTCCTCATGTTGACCCAAATTCACGGGAGATGGCGCTGATTCATTGTCATCTGAGTCGCTACTGCTGTCAGATTCGCTCAAATTTGGACCCTCAATGCCCGAAATTAGCGCTAAAATGTCTTCgcgcttctttttcttctttgaaacGCGTTTTATGGGTTCTTGTGGCTCGGGAGGTGCTTCCAAATTCTCTTCAACTTTCTTTTCTGCGTCATTTTCGGGTTCATCTTCGGCTTTTAGCTCTTCTACAGGCGGTTCTAATACTCCGTTATGTCGATCCAAGTGtcgcaaaagtaattttttcgaaataaatttcttttcacaACCTTCCTCGGTGCAGGGATAGGGAAAAACGTCGTTATGAACTCTCTTATGAACCCGTAAAGCGACTGCCCTCGTGAATTCCATCGAACAAACTTCGCAATGGAAGATGGCGGGAGGCGTACAAAAGTGATACACATGAGGCCATTTCTTCTGGAGgcattttttgcattgaacGCTTTCCGTACCGTGTCGCCAAAAGAGATGCTTTTGAATATCGGCCTTATTTCGATAGGCGATGCCGCATCTGTAGCACAAATGATGGAGTTTATGCTTCCAAACGTGCGACGAGAGCTTGACGGTATCATGACACTCCTCCAAACAAACGTCACAAGCAAAATGTCGCTTCCTCAGATGGATCATCAACCGAAAAGCGGATGGAAAACGATCCGTATTGCAAAGACAACAACGAAACTCGAAATCCAGAATCGTGTGTTTGTTCGAAACGCCCGGACACATGTGCGAAATGAGATCACAGAAGCTGTAAAACGGGATTTTGCACATGATACAGATCAATTTGCTCTTTAAATGCAACTTTCGGTTATGAACATAAAGCTCCTTATGCGTTCCCGTCGTGAAACGACATTGCATGCACTCGTAAAAGGTCTCTTTGGGGTAAGAAACGGGCTCGACGACGTTCGTTAAGCTGTTGTACGTGTCCAAATTGAGATAAACATTTTCCAATTCCTGCAGCGAAGCTTTAAATTTCGCCACAAAAGTCGGCGGCTTCAGTTCTTCGGCAGTTATGCTATCGACAGTTGCCTGAAAACGATGATTTCCGATCAAATGCAGGGCTAAACCTCTTCCGCAGACCGCAATTCGACGCGCGTGATAACAATACAAGCAATAGGGGATCGTGCGATCCAAACATAACCTCAACAAGTAACTGAGATCAATTTTGTCGAGTGGTTCGATCGTTTGCAGATCATGAACTTGCGTATATTCGTCAGCTACTTCAATGCCATCGTATGGAATAACAGGAGGTTCGATATCCATCGGTTCTTCATTTAAATTCGGCGGAGTTGAAGCACGTTCGGGAGCTTTTTCTTCACTTGTTTCGGGAATTTGATCCGTTTTTATGATCTCTTCGGTGTCACTTTCCGTTGAAGATTCCTCCGAGTCGATTGGCGCGATGTTTTTTGGGATTTGAAGTTTAAGTTTTGGAACAAGAAGTGGTTTTTCGCTTTCTTCTGATGTTGGCAATTGTGCGGAATGTTGCGATGGCAGTTCAAGTTGCACGTTTTCTTTGTCCTGATCGATATTTTCTGCGGGAATTGGGGTTGATGGGAACAAATCGGGCTTTTTGAGGGCATCGtcagtcgttgttgttgttgttgctgcagaGTTGAAGGGAGATGCGAATGATCGATACATATCGCCATCGTCGAAATTGTTCATCTGCGGTGTCAGAATGGGCGGATTGATGGCGGATGCGTcgaattctgaaaaataaataaaaattaaatttgattagaatttgatcataaatttttttttgtcacattaaaatatttatttaatttttttcaattcaaaaatttattttttgttttttcaataaaaaaaaaataaatgtgaaattttttagttaaaacttttaattttttcaaattacaaaaaaaaattaaaaaataaatttattttaaaaaaaataatcaaaagttcattcaaaataatgataaaaagtttcataataaaaaaaaaaatactttttaaaattttgtaaaataaaaaaaaatattttaaaaatttttctttcaaatttatttttttttctttcaaaattgacaaaatttgaatgaaaatattaaatttcacaaattctaaaaatttttctcaaaatatttgagatcttttgtcaaatttttttttttaattttgttttccttaattaaattgtttaatatttttataattaaattattttttttaatattttcaaaaaaaaaaaaaattgaaattattttttaaaaatattcaaaataattttttttaaatttttttcttaattttaaaaataattttaattgttaatattaaagaaaaaatttaatttgacttaaatttatgaaataaaattcaaaaaaaatttttagatcacttttaaaagaaaaaaaaataaataaaaaattatgggaattttttttaaatttttggatcattagtaattttttttcttaaatttgttttctttgatttaatttattattttttttatataaaattgaattgaaaaaatcaggaaaaataaaaaatgttttcataatatttaaaaatcattgaagaaaagtatttctaaaaaaaaaaaataatttttattttttcaaatttttctaaatatgaatttataaaataattttgattaaaaaaatttacgaaaaaaattaaagtcaaattaaatagaataaaattaaatttttaaataaaatttttaatttttttttaattttgtttttttcaatttttaaggaaaaaaaaatcttaatggaatttttttttaaaatattgttaaatttctgtttaatttttttattaaaaaataattttaaaaaattaaattaacgagaattttttttaaattaaattttttgaattttttaaaaatttttgatgaaaataaaaataaattaaacaaaatctcataaaaattaactactCACCATTTGCTTTATTGAGTAAACTATTTTCCGGGGTTTGTTCTCCATTCACTCTCGTCTCGTTATTTTGCAACAGCGGCGAC
The sequence above is drawn from the Culicoides brevitarsis isolate CSIRO-B50_1 chromosome 1, AGI_CSIRO_Cbre_v1, whole genome shotgun sequence genome and encodes:
- the LOC134827671 gene encoding uncharacterized protein LOC134827671 translates to MDSEDAYSTTNLVKASSLPQTQQQHNDSTEIRMETTRAASTDEEITSNETKDEENASVPVNNEKLVDTSRNFAPLEDEKKTLETSTLISTTTTEDVEKKESVPDAKNLKKSKQAANKEETVNTRNHHDVETISTGSEVSTLDDDIAETGRNSPDCTVVDSNNPNDSTLVDESTLVESIIKQNISSDEEPEEAKSVVSKAEESPKDVEMTENPSEKDTIDVNSDETKETEANVCQEAIPSTSSSFSETDEQNVISSRDDTENEQTQATSVMEEELSISRTDVKMEVEENEIQETTEKAQEIESNEEMTSPNQLLQPKTEEIENTLDENVEMREAPVDNNLSNVVQNSSIFIEDDSNLSNDSDQLVIDQELFPAAKTLPVQPSPFVENTNHESLNGFSFNNFNNKRKHSATDNFDGPTTKKQRPSRARKKNNGNTLNESPPKSLKNALMPYNQPPTNNILEYLLENKHNRLLDSSGKNTSTVLEKYVTNLFPAEQYEATLPPASIVPNSMEMLFPGSYPTNPDVKPEDALALVPFNPSAATSSSQKQLQNRQKIYKCSSCNKLFENWDLFLHMRKVHSKHICLQAKCFRHFVSAEKLLAHLESKHSLSKKFYNDQHDIVRSYKNMYRETELFLMCVECEHVFHETDEFTHHVCLEFMQPCSVCGLRQKCDHKATQTQRKRRPPAPKKNNMLLNQPQNEFVPPLVIAKTPDRRSLQALPSTPASGGELKMKFKFSRVDNSKDSPCKITVESPLLQNNETRVNGEQTPENSLLNKANEFDASAINPPILTPQMNNFDDGDMYRSFASPFNSAATTTTTTDDALKKPDLFPSTPIPAENIDQDKENVQLELPSQHSAQLPTSEESEKPLLVPKLKLQIPKNIAPIDSEESSTESDTEEIIKTDQIPETSEEKAPERASTPPNLNEEPMDIEPPVIPYDGIEVADEYTQVHDLQTIEPLDKIDLSYLLRLCLDRTIPYCLYCYHARRIAVCGRGLALHLIGNHRFQATVDSITAEELKPPTFVAKFKASLQELENVYLNLDTYNSLTNVVEPVSYPKETFYECMQCRFTTGTHKELYVHNRKLHLKSKLICIMCKIPFYSFCDLISHMCPGVSNKHTILDFEFRCCLCNTDRFPSAFRLMIHLRKRHFACDVCLEECHDTVKLSSHVWKHKLHHLCYRCGIAYRNKADIQKHLFWRHGTESVQCKKCLQKKWPHVYHFCTPPAIFHCEVCSMEFTRAVALRVHKRVHNDVFPYPCTEEGCEKKFISKKLLLRHLDRHNGVLEPPVEELKAEDEPENDAEKKVEENLEAPPEPQEPIKRVSKKKKKREDILALISGIEGPNLSESDSSSDSDDNESAPSPVNLGQHEEKTVNELQKVEDETPEEANNEENAAQNMDIWENFKSFQEAQGNPIDLDTETNQKSTENLQDEAKTEVPDVSVRQESPPKVKEKSDEELFRTTKFEIAVCQSDHDYCIMFPPKINLFVDDFESEIGASIIRDNARLLREAEERQAALQAEQRAKFFRRGSSPRSSPPRTPPRKRRVSSSSSSSSSSGSSSSCSCGSSCSCSSSSSSSSSDSDSDDETRRRKKAQEEEQVVPIEPPKPIDPDSIMLECDLETDESETDEEFYDEHPQKLANQQLADKRRQLMLQTCMDPENADGIIENSRPSTPSLPDEKKEKKNKLKKKKRDKRKGDTPVKANIPVAPVDPLSLYESFTQSYVQEFQAAGPAPQLSVQESPNLSSQDAPKPLLQHPNEPLALQPYHQTSVQLYQPPASLISDSPMPSAHAIQAQRNQNSNPYGTPTTPFGSVGTPNSDGGRTKRKRVPNKFFGYDDIDTIVEKNAANDPYQPPLLTWDKDDLPATPKPQRPTQKRPSSAKNPSSRSNSRVNSVERSEDLILPPVIIKTSQIISQPTRMVEPLKISIRPNNDLGNIFPTGDSDDDDDSGDERNSLTIVQPAATQKRIPKIKLGTKKARTPAAKPTKPRQRKPKVVAERTGPRIINAPATQNIQLEQYPSSFNQPLYPTPPATAPLQSQTPQFPQNSSNPYYREGYPIQKPANWRPANEGEKVYCYCRCPYDEVSEMIGCDDDNCRVEWFHFECVGILMAPTGKWYCPDCKPRHMHEFATDYPDSSGSY